A DNA window from Paenibacillus sp. HWE-109 contains the following coding sequences:
- a CDS encoding DUF2194 domain-containing protein — protein MKTFDYFKRTALVVFLIIVVLGISIETVRSEFLFKLTTNTNASTTVAASSLHGLDQQAFNELNNENFLILFDKEEGISPKLASNLAYTINYMKKKSQNVEAKLFDGKTKGFETIIIALQDLSKIENLDAIMTYVNDGGRVFFAESPLVDDSLYTIYRKLGINSIGPYVNEKGIKITSNILIKAKGMEFKGDFIENAMVFFELNNNSKIHAVTDKNNPLIWEYTYGKGKFIVYNGSTLQEKTSRGLVAGALSLINDNFIYPIINSKVAYIDDFPAPFGDGKATNIYKEYGRTNQRFYRDIWWPDMIKIAKNRDLIYTGVLIENYNDTIKPPFNISVGQEKENLIIYGRELLKLGGELGLHGYNHQSLVATYSKSTENSLSEGYKLWESQEDMQASLTEANNYFSNIYPKYKINTYVPPSNILSAEGRDALKKSLPDLKIIASLYSEDPYDKSYVQEYKKSDDGILELPRVSSGYHYNQVMNWDIFNAITSIGVFSHFIHPDDVLDPARTQNKSWDQLYKEFDETMELIYSKYGWLRAMTASDAGRTFEDYLNSEVVFKKDKNKIDGYVNNFHGELYYILRTTGKIGKLDHCLVTLIDTNTYIVQAKAAHFAIELGDQS, from the coding sequence ATGAAAACCTTTGATTATTTCAAACGAACGGCCCTTGTCGTGTTCCTAATCATCGTTGTCCTAGGAATATCCATTGAAACGGTCCGTTCGGAATTCTTGTTCAAATTAACTACAAATACGAATGCCTCAACAACGGTAGCAGCTTCATCACTTCATGGTCTCGATCAACAAGCATTCAATGAGCTCAACAACGAGAATTTCCTCATCCTTTTCGACAAGGAAGAAGGAATCAGTCCGAAACTAGCAAGTAACCTTGCTTATACAATTAATTATATGAAAAAGAAATCTCAAAACGTGGAAGCCAAGCTATTTGATGGCAAAACCAAGGGCTTTGAAACGATTATTATTGCCCTGCAGGATTTATCCAAAATCGAGAATTTGGACGCCATAATGACATACGTTAACGACGGGGGCCGCGTATTTTTTGCCGAAAGTCCTTTGGTAGACGATAGTTTATATACGATTTACCGGAAGCTTGGCATCAACTCCATTGGTCCCTATGTCAATGAGAAAGGAATTAAGATTACATCCAATATTTTGATAAAAGCCAAGGGCATGGAATTCAAAGGGGATTTCATTGAAAATGCCATGGTATTCTTTGAACTTAACAACAATAGCAAAATCCATGCTGTAACCGATAAGAATAATCCTTTGATCTGGGAATACACGTATGGCAAAGGGAAGTTTATAGTATACAACGGCTCTACGCTCCAAGAAAAAACTAGCCGTGGGCTCGTTGCAGGAGCTCTAAGTTTAATCAATGACAACTTTATCTATCCGATTATTAATTCCAAAGTCGCTTATATTGATGATTTTCCCGCTCCCTTCGGAGATGGTAAAGCAACCAACATTTATAAGGAATACGGGAGAACCAACCAGAGATTCTATCGCGACATTTGGTGGCCCGATATGATCAAAATCGCCAAAAATCGAGATCTTATCTACACAGGTGTTCTGATTGAGAATTATAATGACACCATTAAGCCGCCCTTCAATATTTCAGTTGGACAGGAAAAAGAAAATTTAATTATTTATGGGAGAGAACTCCTGAAATTAGGCGGTGAATTAGGTTTGCATGGATATAACCATCAGTCTCTAGTCGCCACCTATTCTAAATCTACGGAGAATTCCCTTTCAGAGGGTTACAAGCTTTGGGAGTCTCAAGAAGATATGCAAGCTTCCCTTACCGAAGCAAATAACTATTTTTCTAATATTTATCCTAAGTACAAAATAAATACCTATGTGCCTCCATCCAATATCCTGAGTGCGGAAGGAAGGGATGCATTAAAGAAATCGCTGCCAGATCTCAAAATTATCGCCTCTCTCTATAGTGAAGATCCCTACGATAAATCGTATGTTCAGGAATATAAAAAAAGCGATGATGGCATTCTTGAACTCCCTCGTGTCTCTTCCGGCTATCATTATAACCAAGTCATGAACTGGGACATCTTCAATGCGATTACATCCATCGGCGTATTCTCTCACTTTATCCATCCTGACGATGTATTGGACCCGGCAAGAACACAAAATAAATCATGGGATCAATTATACAAAGAATTCGATGAAACCATGGAGCTCATTTACAGTAAATATGGTTGGTTACGCGCTATGACGGCCTCCGATGCCGGAAGAACTTTCGAAGATTACTTAAATAGCGAAGTTGTTTTCAAAAAGGATAAGAATAAGATCGACGGATATGTCAATAACTTTCACGGTGAACTCTATTATATCCTGCGCACGACAGGTAAAATCGGTAAATTAGATCACTGTCTGGTTACATTAATCGATACTAACACGTACATTGTGCAGGCTAAAGCAGCACATTTTGCCATAGAGTTGGGAGATCAGTCATGA